Proteins encoded in a region of the Aquila chrysaetos chrysaetos chromosome 25, bAquChr1.4, whole genome shotgun sequence genome:
- the IQCE gene encoding IQ domain-containing protein E isoform X2, whose protein sequence is MARGAGEAAAEGELGDDSLSVITCESDTEMKLKKKIFHKPPKSPKSPYSSSTQLYPKKPAVWRSLQGTGSAHLESAAVKNPRQMWLGSLKQGMSHPLKSDAGMGHMRTNISSSTPEYLKEALGMKKPKHSRSASNGYIPGTPDYKEKEDMYDEIIELKKTIQAQKNEGDRMKTKLRRLEEENNRKDKQIEQLLDPSRGSELARALSEKTTDNGWVVSGLKQKILKLEQQCKEKDNTINKFQADMKTTNLEEMRIAMETYYEEVHRLQLLLAKSETMRKNTEGRDTQKRLKALNAAVLRLSRNIKELQNENRRLKEDLDHVLSSSSPSNKTKNYSEWSRQRLVRRISELEKKVCAMENTRVSSADSESSQLRAVSSSPSVDLDHPASQQVDRVEECRRLQGLVKKLKSDRKALQNLLLNKESDIKQLLQAKAEVELELQKWQNKMEEKSTEEQTLSCSEEIQNLTQKVGKLESKLEQEKSQIAEDTMEKLNKSSPVCTVKGKEDHRKEQAAKIIQRQWKMYRNKKEEIALDEAVVMLQAAFRGHLARQKLLLNNRMHDAKSHKNSCMSSTSTSLSLSSDCKEKDEIVTFIQSVFRAHLARTVLLEESMSFCRPSVSSAPSEKADSAVYITEKKPVSAALQRPPSIFMSPLPARSSEKQSQPILPLSVDEVHSDDSDDIVIVSPLLQMKKNYTHF, encoded by the exons ATGGCCCGGGGGGCCGGCGAGGCGGCCGCGGAGGGGGAGCTG GGAGATGACAGCCTGTCTGTAATAACCTGTGAATCAGATACAGAAATG aagttaaagaagaaaatttttcacaagCCTCCAAAGTCACCGA AGTCTCCATACAGCTCTAGCACACAACTGTATCCTAAAAAACCTGCAGTTTGGCGATCTCTGCAGGGAACGGGCAGTGCGCATCTTGAGAGTGCAGCTGTAAAAAACCCAAGGCAGATGTGGCTGGGATCACTGAAACAAG GAATGAGCCATCCTCTGAAATCAGATGCTGGCATGGGGCATATGCGAACTAACATTTCTAGTAGCACTCCAGAATATTTGAAGGAAGCTCTAGGAATGAAGAAGCCAAAACACTCTCGTTCTGCTAGTAATG GCTACATTCCTGGAACTCCTgactacaaagaaaaagaagatatgtATGATGAAATTATAGAACTGAAAAAG aCAATACAAGCTCAGAAAAATGAGGGAGATCGAATGAAAACTAAGCTCCGTCGACTAGAAGAAGAGAACAACAGAAAGGATAAACAGATTGAACAACTGTTGGATCCTTCCAGG GGCTCTGAGCTGGCACGAGCTTTGTCAGAAAAGACGACTGATAATGGATGG GTGGTTAGTGGATTAAAGCAGAAGATTCTCAAGCTGGAACAACAGTGCAAGGAGAAAGACAACACTATTAA CAAATTCCAGGCAGACATGAAGACCACTAATTTGGAAGAAATGAGAATAGCTATGGAAACCTACTATGAAGAG GTTCATcgtctccagctcctcctggcaaAATCTGAGACTATGAGGAAAAA TACAGAGGGCAGAGATACCCAAAAACGACTAAAGGCACTGAATGCTGCTGTCCTGAGATTATCCAGGAACATCAAGGAATTGCAGAATGAGAATCGGAGGCTGAAGGAAGATCTAGATCATGTACTGAGCAGTTCTTCTCCttccaataaaacaaaaa ATTATAGCGAGTGGAGCAGACAGAGGCTGGTGAGGCGGATTTCGGAACTAGAAAAA AAAGTATGTGCCATGGAGAACACCAGGGTGTCATCAGCAGATAGTGAGTCATCACAGTTACGTGCTGTGTCATCTTCGCCTTCTGTAGACCTGGATCATCCAGCCTCTCAACAGGTAGACCGTGTTGAGGAATGTCGTCGCCTCCAAGGGCTagtgaagaaactgaagagtGATAGGAAGGCACTTCAAAATCTCCTACTCAATAAAGA ATCAGATATCAAGCAGTTACTGCAGGCTAAGGCTGAagtggagctggagctgcagaagTGGCAGAAtaagatggaagaaaagagtACAGAAGAGCAGACTTTAAG CTGTAGTGAGGAAATCCAGAACCTGACACAGAAAGTAGGGAAACTGGAGTCAAAATTGGAGCAAGAGAAGAGTCAAATAGCAGAAGATACAATGGAAAAGCTTAATAAG TCTTCACCAGTCTGCACGGTTAAAGGCAAAGAAGATCACAGGAAGGAACAAGCAGCCAAAATCATCCAGAGACAGTGGAAGATGTACCGAAATAAG aaagaagaaattgctCTGGATGAG GCAGTTGTTATGCTTCAGGCAGCTTTCAGAGGACATTTAGCTCGACAGAAACTGTTACTGAATAACAGGATGCATGATGCAAAATCTCACAAG AACTCCTGCATGTCTTCCACGTCAACCTCCTTGAGCTTGTCTTCTGATTGCAAGGAGAAAGATGAGATTGTGACATTTATCCAGTCCGTTTTCAGGGCTCACTTAGCACGTACAGTACTGCTTGAGGAGAG TATGTCTTTTTGCAGGCCCTCTGTGTCCAGTGCACCAAGTGAGAAAGCAGATTCTGCAGTTTACATTACAGAGAAGAAACCGGTCTCAGCAGCGCTCCAGAGACCTCCTTCAATCTTCATGTCGCCTCTTCCTG
- the IQCE gene encoding IQ domain-containing protein E isoform X1: MARGAGEAAAEGELGDDSLSVITCESDTEMKLKKKIFHKPPKSPKSPYSSSTQLYPKKPAVWRSLQGTGSAHLESAAVKNPRQMWLGSLKQGMSHPLKSDAGMGHMRTNISSSTPEYLKEALGMKKPKHSRSASNGYIPGTPDYKEKEDMYDEIIELKKTIQAQKNEGDRMKTKLRRLEEENNRKDKQIEQLLDPSRGSELARALSEKTTDNGWVVSGLKQKILKLEQQCKEKDNTINKFQADMKTTNLEEMRIAMETYYEEVHRLQLLLAKSETMRKNTEGRDTQKRLKALNAAVLRLSRNIKELQNENRRLKEDLDHVLSSSSPSNKTKNLLLYLDYSEWSRQRLVRRISELEKKVCAMENTRVSSADSESSQLRAVSSSPSVDLDHPASQQVDRVEECRRLQGLVKKLKSDRKALQNLLLNKESDIKQLLQAKAEVELELQKWQNKMEEKSTEEQTLSEEIQNLTQKVGKLESKLEQEKSQIAEDTMEKLNKSSPVCTVKGKEDHRKEQAAKIIQRQWKMYRNKKEEIALDEAVVMLQAAFRGHLARQKLLLNNRMHDAKSHKNSCMSSTSTSLSLSSDCKEKDEIVTFIQSVFRAHLARTVLLEESMSFCRPSVSSAPSEKADSAVYITEKKPVSAALQRPPSIFMSPLPARSSEKQSQPILPLSVDEVHSDDSDDIVIVSPLLQMKKNYTHF; encoded by the exons ATGGCCCGGGGGGCCGGCGAGGCGGCCGCGGAGGGGGAGCTG GGAGATGACAGCCTGTCTGTAATAACCTGTGAATCAGATACAGAAATG aagttaaagaagaaaatttttcacaagCCTCCAAAGTCACCGA AGTCTCCATACAGCTCTAGCACACAACTGTATCCTAAAAAACCTGCAGTTTGGCGATCTCTGCAGGGAACGGGCAGTGCGCATCTTGAGAGTGCAGCTGTAAAAAACCCAAGGCAGATGTGGCTGGGATCACTGAAACAAG GAATGAGCCATCCTCTGAAATCAGATGCTGGCATGGGGCATATGCGAACTAACATTTCTAGTAGCACTCCAGAATATTTGAAGGAAGCTCTAGGAATGAAGAAGCCAAAACACTCTCGTTCTGCTAGTAATG GCTACATTCCTGGAACTCCTgactacaaagaaaaagaagatatgtATGATGAAATTATAGAACTGAAAAAG aCAATACAAGCTCAGAAAAATGAGGGAGATCGAATGAAAACTAAGCTCCGTCGACTAGAAGAAGAGAACAACAGAAAGGATAAACAGATTGAACAACTGTTGGATCCTTCCAGG GGCTCTGAGCTGGCACGAGCTTTGTCAGAAAAGACGACTGATAATGGATGG GTGGTTAGTGGATTAAAGCAGAAGATTCTCAAGCTGGAACAACAGTGCAAGGAGAAAGACAACACTATTAA CAAATTCCAGGCAGACATGAAGACCACTAATTTGGAAGAAATGAGAATAGCTATGGAAACCTACTATGAAGAG GTTCATcgtctccagctcctcctggcaaAATCTGAGACTATGAGGAAAAA TACAGAGGGCAGAGATACCCAAAAACGACTAAAGGCACTGAATGCTGCTGTCCTGAGATTATCCAGGAACATCAAGGAATTGCAGAATGAGAATCGGAGGCTGAAGGAAGATCTAGATCATGTACTGAGCAGTTCTTCTCCttccaataaaacaaaaa ATTTGTTATTGTATTTAGATTATAGCGAGTGGAGCAGACAGAGGCTGGTGAGGCGGATTTCGGAACTAGAAAAA AAAGTATGTGCCATGGAGAACACCAGGGTGTCATCAGCAGATAGTGAGTCATCACAGTTACGTGCTGTGTCATCTTCGCCTTCTGTAGACCTGGATCATCCAGCCTCTCAACAGGTAGACCGTGTTGAGGAATGTCGTCGCCTCCAAGGGCTagtgaagaaactgaagagtGATAGGAAGGCACTTCAAAATCTCCTACTCAATAAAGA ATCAGATATCAAGCAGTTACTGCAGGCTAAGGCTGAagtggagctggagctgcagaagTGGCAGAAtaagatggaagaaaagagtACAGAAGAGCAGACTTTAAG TGAGGAAATCCAGAACCTGACACAGAAAGTAGGGAAACTGGAGTCAAAATTGGAGCAAGAGAAGAGTCAAATAGCAGAAGATACAATGGAAAAGCTTAATAAG TCTTCACCAGTCTGCACGGTTAAAGGCAAAGAAGATCACAGGAAGGAACAAGCAGCCAAAATCATCCAGAGACAGTGGAAGATGTACCGAAATAAG aaagaagaaattgctCTGGATGAG GCAGTTGTTATGCTTCAGGCAGCTTTCAGAGGACATTTAGCTCGACAGAAACTGTTACTGAATAACAGGATGCATGATGCAAAATCTCACAAG AACTCCTGCATGTCTTCCACGTCAACCTCCTTGAGCTTGTCTTCTGATTGCAAGGAGAAAGATGAGATTGTGACATTTATCCAGTCCGTTTTCAGGGCTCACTTAGCACGTACAGTACTGCTTGAGGAGAG TATGTCTTTTTGCAGGCCCTCTGTGTCCAGTGCACCAAGTGAGAAAGCAGATTCTGCAGTTTACATTACAGAGAAGAAACCGGTCTCAGCAGCGCTCCAGAGACCTCCTTCAATCTTCATGTCGCCTCTTCCTG
- the IQCE gene encoding IQ domain-containing protein E isoform X3 has translation MARGAGEAAAEGELGDDSLSVITCESDTEMKLKKKIFHKPPKSPKSPYSSSTQLYPKKPAVWRSLQGTGSAHLESAAVKNPRQMWLGSLKQGMSHPLKSDAGMGHMRTNISSSTPEYLKEALGMKKPKHSRSASNGYIPGTPDYKEKEDMYDEIIELKKTIQAQKNEGDRMKTKLRRLEEENNRKDKQIEQLLDPSRGSELARALSEKTTDNGWVVSGLKQKILKLEQQCKEKDNTINKFQADMKTTNLEEMRIAMETYYEEVHRLQLLLAKSETMRKNTEGRDTQKRLKALNAAVLRLSRNIKELQNENRRLKEDLDHVLSSSSPSNKTKNYSEWSRQRLVRRISELEKKVCAMENTRVSSADSESSQLRAVSSSPSVDLDHPASQQVDRVEECRRLQGLVKKLKSDRKALQNLLLNKESDIKQLLQAKAEVELELQKWQNKMEEKSTEEQTLSEEIQNLTQKVGKLESKLEQEKSQIAEDTMEKLNKSSPVCTVKGKEDHRKEQAAKIIQRQWKMYRNKKEEIALDEAVVMLQAAFRGHLARQKLLLNNRMHDAKSHKNSCMSSTSTSLSLSSDCKEKDEIVTFIQSVFRAHLARTVLLEESMSFCRPSVSSAPSEKADSAVYITEKKPVSAALQRPPSIFMSPLPARSSEKQSQPILPLSVDEVHSDDSDDIVIVSPLLQMKKNYTHF, from the exons ATGGCCCGGGGGGCCGGCGAGGCGGCCGCGGAGGGGGAGCTG GGAGATGACAGCCTGTCTGTAATAACCTGTGAATCAGATACAGAAATG aagttaaagaagaaaatttttcacaagCCTCCAAAGTCACCGA AGTCTCCATACAGCTCTAGCACACAACTGTATCCTAAAAAACCTGCAGTTTGGCGATCTCTGCAGGGAACGGGCAGTGCGCATCTTGAGAGTGCAGCTGTAAAAAACCCAAGGCAGATGTGGCTGGGATCACTGAAACAAG GAATGAGCCATCCTCTGAAATCAGATGCTGGCATGGGGCATATGCGAACTAACATTTCTAGTAGCACTCCAGAATATTTGAAGGAAGCTCTAGGAATGAAGAAGCCAAAACACTCTCGTTCTGCTAGTAATG GCTACATTCCTGGAACTCCTgactacaaagaaaaagaagatatgtATGATGAAATTATAGAACTGAAAAAG aCAATACAAGCTCAGAAAAATGAGGGAGATCGAATGAAAACTAAGCTCCGTCGACTAGAAGAAGAGAACAACAGAAAGGATAAACAGATTGAACAACTGTTGGATCCTTCCAGG GGCTCTGAGCTGGCACGAGCTTTGTCAGAAAAGACGACTGATAATGGATGG GTGGTTAGTGGATTAAAGCAGAAGATTCTCAAGCTGGAACAACAGTGCAAGGAGAAAGACAACACTATTAA CAAATTCCAGGCAGACATGAAGACCACTAATTTGGAAGAAATGAGAATAGCTATGGAAACCTACTATGAAGAG GTTCATcgtctccagctcctcctggcaaAATCTGAGACTATGAGGAAAAA TACAGAGGGCAGAGATACCCAAAAACGACTAAAGGCACTGAATGCTGCTGTCCTGAGATTATCCAGGAACATCAAGGAATTGCAGAATGAGAATCGGAGGCTGAAGGAAGATCTAGATCATGTACTGAGCAGTTCTTCTCCttccaataaaacaaaaa ATTATAGCGAGTGGAGCAGACAGAGGCTGGTGAGGCGGATTTCGGAACTAGAAAAA AAAGTATGTGCCATGGAGAACACCAGGGTGTCATCAGCAGATAGTGAGTCATCACAGTTACGTGCTGTGTCATCTTCGCCTTCTGTAGACCTGGATCATCCAGCCTCTCAACAGGTAGACCGTGTTGAGGAATGTCGTCGCCTCCAAGGGCTagtgaagaaactgaagagtGATAGGAAGGCACTTCAAAATCTCCTACTCAATAAAGA ATCAGATATCAAGCAGTTACTGCAGGCTAAGGCTGAagtggagctggagctgcagaagTGGCAGAAtaagatggaagaaaagagtACAGAAGAGCAGACTTTAAG TGAGGAAATCCAGAACCTGACACAGAAAGTAGGGAAACTGGAGTCAAAATTGGAGCAAGAGAAGAGTCAAATAGCAGAAGATACAATGGAAAAGCTTAATAAG TCTTCACCAGTCTGCACGGTTAAAGGCAAAGAAGATCACAGGAAGGAACAAGCAGCCAAAATCATCCAGAGACAGTGGAAGATGTACCGAAATAAG aaagaagaaattgctCTGGATGAG GCAGTTGTTATGCTTCAGGCAGCTTTCAGAGGACATTTAGCTCGACAGAAACTGTTACTGAATAACAGGATGCATGATGCAAAATCTCACAAG AACTCCTGCATGTCTTCCACGTCAACCTCCTTGAGCTTGTCTTCTGATTGCAAGGAGAAAGATGAGATTGTGACATTTATCCAGTCCGTTTTCAGGGCTCACTTAGCACGTACAGTACTGCTTGAGGAGAG TATGTCTTTTTGCAGGCCCTCTGTGTCCAGTGCACCAAGTGAGAAAGCAGATTCTGCAGTTTACATTACAGAGAAGAAACCGGTCTCAGCAGCGCTCCAGAGACCTCCTTCAATCTTCATGTCGCCTCTTCCTG
- the IQCE gene encoding IQ domain-containing protein E isoform X4: MARGAGEAAAEGELGDDSLSVITCESDTEMKLKKKIFHKPPKSPKSPYSSSTQLYPKKPAVWRSLQGTGSAHLESAAVKNPRQMWLGSLKQGMSHPLKSDAGMGHMRTNISSSTPEYLKEALGMKKPKHSRSASNGYIPGTPDYKEKEDMYDEIIELKKTIQAQKNEGDRMKTKLRRLEEENNRKDKQIEQLLDPSRGSELARALSEKTTDNGWVVSGLKQKILKLEQQCKEKDNTINKFQADMKTTNLEEMRIAMETYYEEVHRLQLLLAKSETMRKNTEGRDTQKRLKALNAAVLRLSRNIKELQNENRRLKEDLDHVLSSSSPSNKTKNYSEWSRQRLVRRISELEKKVCAMENTRVSSADSESSQLRAVSSSPSVDLDHPASQQVDRVEECRRLQGLVKKLKSDRKALQNLLLNKESDIKQLLQAKAEVELELQKWQNKMEEKSTEEQTLSEEIQNLTQKVGKLESKLEQEKSQIAEDTMEKLNKSSPVCTVKGKEDHRKEQAAKIIQRQWKMYRNKKEEIALDEAVVMLQAAFRGHLARQKLLLNNRMHDAKSHKNSCMSSTSTSLSLSSDCKEKDEIVTFIQSVFRAHLARTVLLEERPSVSSAPSEKADSAVYITEKKPVSAALQRPPSIFMSPLPARSSEKQSQPILPLSVDEVHSDDSDDIVIVSPLLQMKKNYTHF, encoded by the exons ATGGCCCGGGGGGCCGGCGAGGCGGCCGCGGAGGGGGAGCTG GGAGATGACAGCCTGTCTGTAATAACCTGTGAATCAGATACAGAAATG aagttaaagaagaaaatttttcacaagCCTCCAAAGTCACCGA AGTCTCCATACAGCTCTAGCACACAACTGTATCCTAAAAAACCTGCAGTTTGGCGATCTCTGCAGGGAACGGGCAGTGCGCATCTTGAGAGTGCAGCTGTAAAAAACCCAAGGCAGATGTGGCTGGGATCACTGAAACAAG GAATGAGCCATCCTCTGAAATCAGATGCTGGCATGGGGCATATGCGAACTAACATTTCTAGTAGCACTCCAGAATATTTGAAGGAAGCTCTAGGAATGAAGAAGCCAAAACACTCTCGTTCTGCTAGTAATG GCTACATTCCTGGAACTCCTgactacaaagaaaaagaagatatgtATGATGAAATTATAGAACTGAAAAAG aCAATACAAGCTCAGAAAAATGAGGGAGATCGAATGAAAACTAAGCTCCGTCGACTAGAAGAAGAGAACAACAGAAAGGATAAACAGATTGAACAACTGTTGGATCCTTCCAGG GGCTCTGAGCTGGCACGAGCTTTGTCAGAAAAGACGACTGATAATGGATGG GTGGTTAGTGGATTAAAGCAGAAGATTCTCAAGCTGGAACAACAGTGCAAGGAGAAAGACAACACTATTAA CAAATTCCAGGCAGACATGAAGACCACTAATTTGGAAGAAATGAGAATAGCTATGGAAACCTACTATGAAGAG GTTCATcgtctccagctcctcctggcaaAATCTGAGACTATGAGGAAAAA TACAGAGGGCAGAGATACCCAAAAACGACTAAAGGCACTGAATGCTGCTGTCCTGAGATTATCCAGGAACATCAAGGAATTGCAGAATGAGAATCGGAGGCTGAAGGAAGATCTAGATCATGTACTGAGCAGTTCTTCTCCttccaataaaacaaaaa ATTATAGCGAGTGGAGCAGACAGAGGCTGGTGAGGCGGATTTCGGAACTAGAAAAA AAAGTATGTGCCATGGAGAACACCAGGGTGTCATCAGCAGATAGTGAGTCATCACAGTTACGTGCTGTGTCATCTTCGCCTTCTGTAGACCTGGATCATCCAGCCTCTCAACAGGTAGACCGTGTTGAGGAATGTCGTCGCCTCCAAGGGCTagtgaagaaactgaagagtGATAGGAAGGCACTTCAAAATCTCCTACTCAATAAAGA ATCAGATATCAAGCAGTTACTGCAGGCTAAGGCTGAagtggagctggagctgcagaagTGGCAGAAtaagatggaagaaaagagtACAGAAGAGCAGACTTTAAG TGAGGAAATCCAGAACCTGACACAGAAAGTAGGGAAACTGGAGTCAAAATTGGAGCAAGAGAAGAGTCAAATAGCAGAAGATACAATGGAAAAGCTTAATAAG TCTTCACCAGTCTGCACGGTTAAAGGCAAAGAAGATCACAGGAAGGAACAAGCAGCCAAAATCATCCAGAGACAGTGGAAGATGTACCGAAATAAG aaagaagaaattgctCTGGATGAG GCAGTTGTTATGCTTCAGGCAGCTTTCAGAGGACATTTAGCTCGACAGAAACTGTTACTGAATAACAGGATGCATGATGCAAAATCTCACAAG AACTCCTGCATGTCTTCCACGTCAACCTCCTTGAGCTTGTCTTCTGATTGCAAGGAGAAAGATGAGATTGTGACATTTATCCAGTCCGTTTTCAGGGCTCACTTAGCACGTACAGTACTGCTTGAGGAGAG GCCCTCTGTGTCCAGTGCACCAAGTGAGAAAGCAGATTCTGCAGTTTACATTACAGAGAAGAAACCGGTCTCAGCAGCGCTCCAGAGACCTCCTTCAATCTTCATGTCGCCTCTTCCTG
- the IQCE gene encoding IQ domain-containing protein E isoform X5, with protein sequence MARGAGEAAAEGELGDDSLSVITCESDTEMKLKKKIFHKPPKSPKSPYSSSTQLYPKKPAVWRSLQGTGSAHLESAAVKNPRQMWLGSLKQGMSHPLKSDAGMGHMRTNISSSTPEYLKEALGMKKPKHSRSASNGYIPGTPDYKEKEDMYDEIIELKKTIQAQKNEGDRMKTKLRRLEEENNRKDKQIEQLLDPSRVVSGLKQKILKLEQQCKEKDNTINKFQADMKTTNLEEMRIAMETYYEEVHRLQLLLAKSETMRKNTEGRDTQKRLKALNAAVLRLSRNIKELQNENRRLKEDLDHVLSSSSPSNKTKNYSEWSRQRLVRRISELEKKVCAMENTRVSSADSESSQLRAVSSSPSVDLDHPASQQVDRVEECRRLQGLVKKLKSDRKALQNLLLNKESDIKQLLQAKAEVELELQKWQNKMEEKSTEEQTLSEEIQNLTQKVGKLESKLEQEKSQIAEDTMEKLNKSSPVCTVKGKEDHRKEQAAKIIQRQWKMYRNKKEEIALDEAVVMLQAAFRGHLARQKLLLNNRMHDAKSHKNSCMSSTSTSLSLSSDCKEKDEIVTFIQSVFRAHLARTVLLEERPSVSSAPSEKADSAVYITEKKPVSAALQRPPSIFMSPLPARSSEKQSQPILPLSVDEVHSDDSDDIVIVSPLLQMKKNYTHF encoded by the exons ATGGCCCGGGGGGCCGGCGAGGCGGCCGCGGAGGGGGAGCTG GGAGATGACAGCCTGTCTGTAATAACCTGTGAATCAGATACAGAAATG aagttaaagaagaaaatttttcacaagCCTCCAAAGTCACCGA AGTCTCCATACAGCTCTAGCACACAACTGTATCCTAAAAAACCTGCAGTTTGGCGATCTCTGCAGGGAACGGGCAGTGCGCATCTTGAGAGTGCAGCTGTAAAAAACCCAAGGCAGATGTGGCTGGGATCACTGAAACAAG GAATGAGCCATCCTCTGAAATCAGATGCTGGCATGGGGCATATGCGAACTAACATTTCTAGTAGCACTCCAGAATATTTGAAGGAAGCTCTAGGAATGAAGAAGCCAAAACACTCTCGTTCTGCTAGTAATG GCTACATTCCTGGAACTCCTgactacaaagaaaaagaagatatgtATGATGAAATTATAGAACTGAAAAAG aCAATACAAGCTCAGAAAAATGAGGGAGATCGAATGAAAACTAAGCTCCGTCGACTAGAAGAAGAGAACAACAGAAAGGATAAACAGATTGAACAACTGTTGGATCCTTCCAGG GTGGTTAGTGGATTAAAGCAGAAGATTCTCAAGCTGGAACAACAGTGCAAGGAGAAAGACAACACTATTAA CAAATTCCAGGCAGACATGAAGACCACTAATTTGGAAGAAATGAGAATAGCTATGGAAACCTACTATGAAGAG GTTCATcgtctccagctcctcctggcaaAATCTGAGACTATGAGGAAAAA TACAGAGGGCAGAGATACCCAAAAACGACTAAAGGCACTGAATGCTGCTGTCCTGAGATTATCCAGGAACATCAAGGAATTGCAGAATGAGAATCGGAGGCTGAAGGAAGATCTAGATCATGTACTGAGCAGTTCTTCTCCttccaataaaacaaaaa ATTATAGCGAGTGGAGCAGACAGAGGCTGGTGAGGCGGATTTCGGAACTAGAAAAA AAAGTATGTGCCATGGAGAACACCAGGGTGTCATCAGCAGATAGTGAGTCATCACAGTTACGTGCTGTGTCATCTTCGCCTTCTGTAGACCTGGATCATCCAGCCTCTCAACAGGTAGACCGTGTTGAGGAATGTCGTCGCCTCCAAGGGCTagtgaagaaactgaagagtGATAGGAAGGCACTTCAAAATCTCCTACTCAATAAAGA ATCAGATATCAAGCAGTTACTGCAGGCTAAGGCTGAagtggagctggagctgcagaagTGGCAGAAtaagatggaagaaaagagtACAGAAGAGCAGACTTTAAG TGAGGAAATCCAGAACCTGACACAGAAAGTAGGGAAACTGGAGTCAAAATTGGAGCAAGAGAAGAGTCAAATAGCAGAAGATACAATGGAAAAGCTTAATAAG TCTTCACCAGTCTGCACGGTTAAAGGCAAAGAAGATCACAGGAAGGAACAAGCAGCCAAAATCATCCAGAGACAGTGGAAGATGTACCGAAATAAG aaagaagaaattgctCTGGATGAG GCAGTTGTTATGCTTCAGGCAGCTTTCAGAGGACATTTAGCTCGACAGAAACTGTTACTGAATAACAGGATGCATGATGCAAAATCTCACAAG AACTCCTGCATGTCTTCCACGTCAACCTCCTTGAGCTTGTCTTCTGATTGCAAGGAGAAAGATGAGATTGTGACATTTATCCAGTCCGTTTTCAGGGCTCACTTAGCACGTACAGTACTGCTTGAGGAGAG GCCCTCTGTGTCCAGTGCACCAAGTGAGAAAGCAGATTCTGCAGTTTACATTACAGAGAAGAAACCGGTCTCAGCAGCGCTCCAGAGACCTCCTTCAATCTTCATGTCGCCTCTTCCTG